From Amphiura filiformis chromosome 20, Afil_fr2py, whole genome shotgun sequence, a single genomic window includes:
- the LOC140142686 gene encoding uncharacterized protein, whose product MASYNKSASLVEENRYTENVSTGAETNLPKKSLAMAYLLWFPFGLFGVHRFYLGYKLMGILYMFTAGYCGIGWIVDGFCLPNMVKETNDWMEFDASHPSRLMVSPCSETGLRYGQGTCGAITSLRWRTLRDARILTLNPLGILGIQHVYLCRPWYRIAYSLTAGLFGIGWISDICRLSTLVNQANAEIELLRSGTSITEMKRQDIWDCKTSEAYIFGIPCGIFGMHHFYLGRYGFGFTYLFTFGLCGLGWLADLLRMPNLVQRVNQERKGVTDSNVKYIDDAYILAFPLGIFGAHHFYLNRPGLGIVYFCTLGIFGLGWIVDLFRMPALVRDANLRIKQSVTFFHFPARNQYSAYPVNSPYPTAPLQNDHPTQNNYSSYPGGYQSTEQPPSYSETVSNQVSPNVI is encoded by the exons ATGGCATCTTACAATAAGTCAGCATCGTTAGTAGAAGAAAACAGATACACTGAAAATGTAAGCACTGGCGCTGAAACTAACCTACCGAAGAAAAGTCTAGCCATGGCGTACCTCCTATGGTTCCCATTTGGTTTATTTGGTGTTCACCGCTTCTACTTGGGCTACAAGCTTATGGGGATTTTGTACATGTTTACCGCGGGTTATTGCGGAATTGGCTGGATCGTAGATGGTTTTTGCTTGCCAAACATGGTCAAGGAAACAAATGATTGGATGGAGTTCGACGCCTCTCACCCTTCAAGACTAATGGTTTCCCCATGTAGCGAAACAGGTCTTAGATATGGGCAAGGTACGTGTGGCGCTATAACGAGTCTTCGTTGGCGTACACTCCGGGATGCAAGGATACTGACTCTAAATCCCTTAGGAATACTTG GTATTCAACACGTGTACCTTTGTAGGCCTTGGTATCGCATTGCTTACAGCTTAACCGCAGGTTTATTCGGAATTGGGTGGATATCTGACATCTGTCGACTATCAACTCTTGTCAATCAAGCAAACGCAGAAATTGAGCTTCTTCGAAGTGGCACTTCAATTACAGAAATGAAACGTCAGGATATATGGGATTGCAAGACGAGCGAGGCGTATATTTTTGGCATTCCCTGTGGCATATTTGGCATGCATCATTTTTATCTTGGTCGATATGGATTTGGCTTCACCTATTTATTCACATTTGGGTTATGTGGCCTCGGATGGTTAGCGGACTTACTGCGCATGCCGAACCTTGTTCAGCGTGTAAATCAAGAACGCAAAGGCGTCACTGACAGTAACGTAAAATACATTGACGACGCCTATATCTTAGCGTTCCCACTCGGCATTTTTGGCGCGCACCATTTCTATCTAAACAGGCCGGGTTTAGGTATCGTCTATTTTTGCACATTGGGAATCTTCGGACTTGGATGGATCGTGGATTTGTTCCGTATGCCGGCTTTAGTACGTGACGCAAATTTACGAATTAAGCAAAGTGTTACCTTTTTCCATTTTCCTGCAAGGAATCAGTATTCAGCGTATCCAGTAAATTCACCGTACCCTACCGCTCCTCTTCAAAATGATCATCCAACACAAAATAACTATTCATCCTATCCAGGTGGCTACCAATCCACTGAACAACCACCTTCATACAGCGAAACAGTGTCTAATCAAGTTTCCCCTAACGTAATTTGA